In a single window of the Pedococcus dokdonensis genome:
- a CDS encoding universal stress protein, with translation MTDHTQPYTIVVGVSATSKSPTALHWATELAALRGGRVVAVRAWRPTPPQTTSRVTPSPITEDVSSARAQALADLEADVAEVLGGQHGAEVQLVQGGKRKGLVAAAQHADLLVVDAPRRLDRGSLPGFAQRLVYTAPCPVVVMPPSVSGAPRTAVERVAGTVARNVTEAAGRAGRPGLSHPQPPS, from the coding sequence ATGACAGACCACACCCAGCCCTACACGATCGTGGTCGGCGTCAGCGCCACCTCGAAGTCGCCCACCGCTCTGCACTGGGCCACCGAGCTGGCCGCCCTGCGCGGTGGTCGGGTCGTGGCCGTGCGGGCCTGGCGCCCGACGCCACCCCAGACCACGTCGCGGGTCACTCCGTCCCCGATCACCGAGGACGTCTCGTCGGCGCGCGCCCAGGCGCTCGCCGACCTCGAGGCCGACGTCGCGGAGGTGCTCGGCGGCCAGCACGGCGCCGAGGTGCAGCTCGTCCAGGGGGGCAAGCGCAAGGGGCTCGTCGCAGCCGCCCAGCACGCCGACCTGCTGGTGGTCGACGCGCCGCGACGGCTCGACCGGGGTTCCCTGCCGGGCTTCGCCCAGCGGCTCGTCTACACCGCCCCGTGCCCCGTCGTCGTGATGCCGCCGAGCGTCTCGGGCGCCCCGCGCACGGCGGTGGAGCGGGTGGCCGGAACGGTCGCCCGCAACGTCACCGAGGCCGCCGGACGGGCCGGGCGACCGGGCCTGAGCCACCCCCAGCCGCCGAGCTAG
- a CDS encoding ATP-binding cassette domain-containing protein: MSSLAIEAEHLVKKFGDQTAVDDVSFSVPEGSVLGLLGPNGAGKTTTVRMMTTLAKPTSGTARVAGHDVLREPDAVRRAMGLTGQAATVDELLTGRENLRLIGSLYGLSASYVKAAGADLLERFSLAEAGDRTVKTYSGGMRRRLDLAVSLIATPPVLFLDEPTTGLDPRSRVELWEVLRGLVKDGTTLLLTTQYLEEADQLADRIVVIDRGQIIAEGTPLELKDRSGKASLVLTVSRAEDLQTAADMLRQRVSEVHVDEAARQLTAPAEGLRDMTRIAAVFEDSEIELDDLGLKRPSLDDVFLHLTGHRAEDVATETEEQAS, translated from the coding sequence ATGAGCTCCCTGGCGATCGAGGCCGAGCACCTGGTCAAGAAGTTCGGCGACCAGACCGCCGTCGACGACGTGAGCTTCTCCGTGCCGGAGGGGTCGGTGCTTGGACTGCTGGGTCCCAACGGCGCCGGCAAGACGACGACGGTCCGGATGATGACCACCCTGGCCAAGCCCACCAGCGGCACGGCCCGGGTGGCCGGGCACGACGTGCTGCGTGAGCCCGACGCAGTGCGCCGGGCGATGGGCCTGACCGGGCAGGCCGCGACCGTCGACGAGCTGCTCACCGGTCGCGAGAACCTCCGCCTGATCGGGTCGCTCTACGGGTTGTCCGCGAGCTACGTCAAGGCGGCCGGGGCCGACCTGCTCGAGCGGTTCTCGCTCGCCGAGGCGGGTGACCGCACGGTGAAGACCTACTCCGGCGGCATGCGGCGCCGGCTCGACCTCGCGGTCAGCCTGATCGCCACCCCGCCCGTGCTCTTCCTCGACGAGCCCACCACGGGCCTCGACCCCCGCAGCCGTGTTGAGCTGTGGGAGGTCCTGCGTGGGCTCGTCAAGGACGGCACGACGCTGCTGCTCACGACGCAGTACCTCGAGGAGGCCGACCAGCTCGCGGACCGCATCGTCGTGATCGACCGCGGGCAGATCATCGCCGAGGGCACCCCGCTCGAGCTCAAGGACCGCAGCGGCAAGGCCAGCCTGGTGCTGACCGTGTCACGCGCCGAGGACCTGCAGACGGCAGCCGACATGCTCCGCCAGCGAGTCTCCGAGGTGCACGTCGACGAGGCCGCCCGCCAGCTGACCGCGCCCGCCGAGGGGCTGCGCGACATGACCCGGATCGCCGCGGTCTTCGAGGACAGCGAGATCGAGCTCGACGACCTGGGCCTGAAGCGACCCAGTCTCGACGACGTGTTCCTCCACCTGACCGGTCACCGCGCCGAGGACGTTGCCACCGAGACCGAGGAGCAGGCGTCATGA
- a CDS encoding glutamate mutase L, which yields MLLLCVDFGSTFTKAVLVDGDGVVVATASTPTTIGTDVLDGYRTLRDQLAHHGDVDEVLACSSAGGGLRLAVVGYERDVTAQAGHRVGLSAGARVAHVTSGPLSGADVKALRDSRPDLVLLVGGTDGGNAEVLLHNATRLAKARLGAPVVVAGNQDAQASVAAVLSSTGRSFTMADNVLPSIGVIAPESARAAIRRVFLEHVIGGKGLSRGTEFGAMVQAPTPDAVLDGVAVLAEHLDGDVLVVDIGGATTDVYSALRPQGEDSGLAKDVVAPLWHARTVEADLGMRWNAEGIVEAAEREHVPVPDGTARYAAQVVRDTGHLPAGEGEWAMDLGLARAAAVVAVRRHARPPATGAGARPLADVRVVVGSGGVLRHASDAGRESVLRAVATDHAGGWKVPRDAALVTDTAYLLFAVGLLRDAHPEMARSLARTVVAGAAGAAAVGGGP from the coding sequence GTGCTGCTGCTCTGCGTCGACTTCGGGTCGACCTTCACCAAGGCGGTGCTCGTCGACGGCGACGGGGTCGTGGTGGCGACGGCGTCGACGCCGACGACCATCGGCACCGACGTGCTCGACGGCTACCGCACGCTGCGTGACCAGCTCGCCCACCACGGTGACGTCGACGAGGTGCTCGCCTGCTCGAGCGCCGGGGGCGGCCTGCGGCTGGCCGTGGTCGGCTACGAGCGCGACGTCACGGCGCAGGCCGGGCACCGGGTCGGCCTGAGCGCGGGCGCACGGGTCGCGCACGTCACCTCGGGACCGCTCTCGGGAGCTGACGTGAAGGCGTTGCGCGACAGCCGCCCCGACCTGGTGCTCCTCGTCGGCGGCACCGACGGTGGCAACGCAGAAGTGTTGCTGCACAACGCCACTCGCCTCGCCAAGGCTCGCCTCGGCGCCCCTGTCGTCGTTGCTGGCAACCAGGATGCGCAGGCGTCGGTCGCTGCGGTGCTGTCGTCCACGGGGCGCTCCTTCACGATGGCCGACAACGTGCTTCCCTCGATCGGGGTGATCGCCCCGGAGTCTGCGCGGGCCGCCATCCGTCGCGTGTTCCTCGAGCACGTGATCGGTGGCAAGGGGCTGTCGCGCGGCACGGAGTTCGGGGCGATGGTGCAGGCCCCCACCCCGGACGCCGTGCTCGACGGGGTCGCCGTGCTCGCCGAGCACCTGGACGGTGACGTGCTGGTCGTCGACATCGGTGGCGCGACGACTGATGTCTACTCCGCACTGCGCCCCCAGGGCGAGGACTCCGGCCTGGCCAAGGACGTCGTCGCGCCGCTGTGGCACGCGCGCACCGTCGAGGCCGACCTCGGCATGCGGTGGAACGCCGAGGGCATCGTCGAGGCGGCGGAGCGCGAGCACGTGCCTGTGCCCGACGGGACGGCCCGGTATGCCGCGCAGGTCGTCCGCGACACCGGTCACCTCCCGGCAGGCGAGGGCGAGTGGGCGATGGACCTCGGCCTCGCCCGCGCCGCCGCGGTCGTGGCCGTGCGCCGCCATGCGCGGCCGCCGGCGACCGGCGCGGGGGCCAGGCCGCTGGCCGACGTGCGGGTCGTGGTCGGTTCGGGCGGCGTCCTGCGGCACGCGTCCGATGCCGGTCGCGAGTCGGTGCTGCGCGCAGTCGCCACTGATCATGCGGGCGGGTGGAAGGTGCCGCGGGACGCGGCGCTGGTGACGGACACGGCCTACCTGCTGTTCGCGGTGGGGTTGCTGCGCGATGCGCACCCCGAGATGGCCCGGTCCCTCGCCCGCACAGTGGTGGCTGGCGCTGCCGGCGCTGCGGCTGTCGGTGGTGGGCCCTAG
- the msrA gene encoding peptide-methionine (S)-S-oxide reductase MsrA, whose protein sequence is MFGSRAKTTLPTADNALSGRQTRPFHIADEHVVLHTPLEGPWPDGTEVLYIAMGCFWGAERIFWRLPGVVTTAAGYMGGLTPNPTYEETCTGLTGHAETVLVAYDPEQTSPELLLKEFWENHDPTQGNRQGNDIGTAYRSAIYWTTPDQQRAAEATREAFQKVLTDNGFGTITTELRSAEDAGTFYYAEDYHQQYLYKNPGGYCNHGPNGMTCPVGIVKQDQLPSQESVLRVNDSSGTDSSDLG, encoded by the coding sequence ATATTCGGATCGCGCGCCAAGACCACCCTGCCCACCGCCGACAACGCCCTGAGCGGACGCCAGACGCGGCCGTTCCACATCGCCGACGAGCACGTCGTGCTGCACACCCCCCTCGAAGGGCCGTGGCCCGACGGCACCGAGGTGCTCTACATCGCAATGGGCTGCTTCTGGGGCGCCGAGCGCATCTTCTGGCGCCTGCCCGGGGTCGTCACGACGGCCGCCGGCTACATGGGCGGGCTCACGCCGAACCCCACGTACGAGGAGACCTGCACCGGACTGACCGGCCACGCCGAGACGGTGCTGGTGGCCTACGACCCGGAGCAGACCAGCCCCGAGCTGCTGCTCAAGGAGTTCTGGGAGAACCACGACCCCACCCAGGGCAACCGGCAGGGCAACGACATCGGCACCGCATACCGGTCCGCCATCTACTGGACCACCCCCGACCAGCAGCGGGCCGCCGAGGCGACCCGTGAGGCGTTCCAGAAGGTGTTGACCGACAACGGGTTCGGCACCATCACGACCGAGCTGCGGTCAGCCGAGGACGCCGGCACGTTCTACTACGCCGAGGACTACCACCAGCAGTACCTCTACAAGAACCCCGGCGGCTACTGCAACCACGGGCCCAACGGCATGACCTGCCCCGTCGGCATCGTCAAGCAGGACCAGCTGCCCTCGCAGGAGAGTGTGCTGCGGGTCAACGACTCCAGCGGCACCGACTCGAGCGACCTCGGCTGA
- a CDS encoding VOC family protein, translated as MADNAAPKPLLDLVVIDCPDAVELARFYGEVLGWELEPDAKKGWATLVPPGGGVTPDNPGGRTSLAFQGIDDFEPPTWPGGEHPQQFHLDLWAGDIAAAEPAVLAAGATVHQHQPSERGTFKVYLDPVGHPLCLIGRAPGSQSNAT; from the coding sequence ATGGCTGACAACGCTGCGCCCAAGCCCCTGCTCGACCTCGTGGTCATCGACTGCCCCGATGCCGTGGAGCTCGCCCGGTTCTACGGCGAGGTGCTCGGGTGGGAGCTCGAGCCCGACGCGAAGAAGGGGTGGGCGACGCTCGTGCCACCTGGCGGCGGTGTGACCCCTGACAACCCTGGCGGGCGCACCTCGCTCGCGTTCCAGGGCATCGACGACTTCGAGCCACCCACGTGGCCCGGTGGCGAGCACCCCCAGCAGTTCCACCTCGACCTGTGGGCCGGTGACATCGCGGCCGCCGAGCCGGCGGTGCTGGCAGCCGGGGCGACGGTGCACCAGCACCAACCCTCGGAGCGCGGCACCTTCAAGGTCTATCTCGACCCGGTCGGCCACCCGCTCTGCCTCATTGGTCGGGCCCCGGGGTCTCAGTCAAACGCGACATGA
- a CDS encoding lamin tail domain-containing protein, producing the protein MLVRPRALTAALAPVTLAAVALTAAPTAGAAVPAIRMTTIQYDSPGSDTGSNASLNTEWVRITNTTAQNRSLTGWTLKDKTGYTYRFPTFTLKAKASVYVYTGKGSATSTKRYYNKTWYVWNNTGDTAYLRDSKGVLKDSWTFKDASAAAYRVSR; encoded by the coding sequence ATGCTCGTCCGCCCCCGTGCCCTCACCGCCGCCCTCGCCCCTGTCACCCTCGCCGCAGTGGCGCTCACCGCGGCACCCACCGCCGGTGCTGCCGTGCCGGCGATCCGGATGACGACCATCCAGTACGACTCCCCGGGCTCCGACACCGGCTCGAACGCCAGCCTCAACACCGAGTGGGTGCGGATCACCAACACCACGGCGCAGAACCGCTCCCTGACCGGGTGGACCCTCAAGGACAAGACCGGTTACACCTACAGGTTCCCGACCTTCACCCTCAAGGCCAAGGCGTCGGTCTACGTCTACACCGGCAAGGGCAGCGCCACGAGCACCAAGCGCTACTACAACAAGACCTGGTACGTCTGGAACAACACCGGTGACACCGCCTACCTGCGGGACAGCAAGGGCGTGCTCAAGGACTCGTGGACCTTCAAGGACGCGAGTGCCGCCGCCTACCGCGTGAGTCGCTGA
- the ilvA gene encoding threonine ammonia-lyase, whose amino-acid sequence MASPSLSVTLADVRAAQDLLSGVVRPTPLEYSRALSDRVGAEVFLKCENLQRAGSFKIRGAYTRMSRLSDEEKARGVVAASAGNHAQGVALAGQLLGIDVKVYMPHGAPMPKLLATQAYGATIEQVGTTIDECLVKAREWEAEHGAVLIHPFDHRDIVAGQGTAGLEILDQCPDVRTIVVSTGGGGLLAGISVAVRAARPDVRIVGVQAEQAAAYPLSLAAGKPVAYENMQTMADGIAVGMPGDVPYALVRDLVDAVETVSEEELSRALLFVLERAKLVVEPAGAAAVAHLLDRAGRQQLDGPVVAVLSGGNIDPLLLLRIIRHGMAAAGRYLQFRVRVPDRPGNLARLLADCASVDANVLEVEHIRTGTQITVDEVEIGLQLETRGKQHCEEVLRTLRGKGYQLKFG is encoded by the coding sequence ATGGCATCACCGTCGCTGTCTGTCACCCTGGCCGACGTCCGCGCTGCGCAGGACCTGCTCAGCGGAGTCGTCCGACCCACCCCGCTCGAGTACAGCCGAGCGCTCTCCGACCGGGTCGGCGCCGAGGTCTTCCTCAAGTGCGAGAACCTCCAGCGGGCCGGGTCGTTCAAGATCCGCGGCGCATACACCCGGATGTCCCGGCTGTCCGACGAGGAGAAGGCGCGCGGGGTCGTCGCGGCGAGCGCCGGCAACCACGCCCAGGGCGTCGCGCTCGCCGGTCAGCTGCTCGGCATCGACGTCAAGGTCTACATGCCGCACGGTGCCCCCATGCCCAAGCTCCTGGCCACCCAGGCCTACGGCGCGACGATCGAGCAGGTCGGCACGACCATCGACGAGTGCCTGGTCAAGGCCCGCGAGTGGGAGGCCGAGCACGGCGCGGTGCTGATCCACCCGTTCGACCACCGCGACATCGTCGCGGGCCAGGGCACCGCCGGGCTCGAGATCCTCGACCAGTGCCCCGACGTCAGGACCATCGTCGTGAGCACCGGTGGTGGGGGGCTGCTCGCCGGCATCTCGGTCGCCGTCCGGGCGGCCCGACCCGACGTGCGGATCGTCGGGGTGCAGGCGGAGCAGGCGGCTGCCTACCCGCTGTCGCTGGCGGCCGGGAAGCCGGTCGCCTACGAGAACATGCAGACCATGGCCGACGGGATCGCCGTCGGGATGCCCGGGGACGTCCCCTACGCACTGGTCCGCGACCTCGTCGACGCAGTCGAGACCGTCAGCGAGGAGGAGCTCTCGCGGGCCCTGCTCTTCGTGCTCGAGCGGGCCAAGCTCGTCGTCGAGCCGGCCGGTGCCGCAGCCGTCGCACACCTGCTCGACCGAGCCGGCCGCCAGCAGCTCGACGGCCCGGTCGTGGCCGTCCTCTCCGGCGGCAACATCGACCCGCTGCTGCTGCTGCGCATCATCCGCCACGGCATGGCCGCTGCCGGGCGCTACCTGCAGTTCCGGGTGCGCGTCCCCGACCGCCCCGGCAACCTCGCCCGGCTGCTGGCCGACTGCGCCAGCGTCGACGCCAACGTCCTCGAGGTCGAGCACATCCGCACCGGCACCCAGATCACCGTCGACGAGGTCGAGATCGGGCTGCAGCTCGAGACCCGGGGCAAGCAGCACTGCGAGGAGGTCCTGCGGACGCTGCGCGGCAAGGGCTACCAGCTCAAGTTCGGCTGA
- the greA gene encoding transcription elongation factor GreA, which yields MSETATPTASYLTQEAFDRLKAELDQMSGEGRTEIAKKIEAAREEGDLKENGGYHAAKEEQGKMEARIRQLTQLLENAIVGAKPADDGVVEPGMVVTVDMFGDEVKFLLGSREIAGDSDLDVYSEKSPLGAAINGKKIGDKASYTAPNGKTIEVSVKDATPYSG from the coding sequence GTGAGCGAGACCGCGACCCCCACCGCGAGCTACCTGACCCAGGAGGCCTTCGACCGTCTGAAGGCCGAGCTGGACCAGATGTCCGGAGAAGGCCGTACGGAGATCGCCAAGAAGATCGAGGCGGCCCGCGAGGAGGGCGACCTCAAGGAGAACGGCGGCTACCACGCGGCCAAGGAGGAGCAGGGCAAGATGGAGGCCCGCATCCGCCAGCTGACCCAGCTGCTCGAGAACGCCATCGTCGGCGCCAAGCCGGCTGATGACGGCGTCGTCGAGCCCGGCATGGTCGTCACCGTCGACATGTTCGGCGACGAGGTGAAGTTCCTGCTCGGCTCGCGAGAGATCGCCGGCGACAGCGACCTCGACGTCTACAGCGAGAAGTCGCCCCTCGGCGCCGCCATCAACGGCAAGAAGATCGGCGACAAGGCCTCCTACACCGCCCCCAACGGCAAGACCATCGAGGTGTCGGTCAAGGACGCGACGCCGTACTCCGGCTGA
- a CDS encoding cystathionine gamma-synthase, producing MSEQHSTDHGFSTRAIHAGQEPDAGTGAVITPIFQVSTYKQDGIGGFRGGYEYSRSANPTRTALEECFAALEGGARGFAFSSGLAGQDTVLRALLAPGDHVVVPNDAYGGTYRLFNKVLTAWGVEHSIAPMGDLEAVRAAIRPGSTKILWVETPTNPLLGIADIAALAELAHEAGALLVVDNTFASPYLQQPLSLGADIVTHSTTKYCGGHSDVVGGAVVVGREVSVPGFADAADRVAFHQNSMGAVAGPMDAWLVLRGLKTLALRMEKHSDNAERVVEFLQGHPAVSAVHYPGLESHPGHEVAKRQMKRFGGMISFQVRAGEDVAVKVCGETQLWTLGESLGGVESLIEHPARMTHASVAGTELEVPADLIRLSVGIEDVDDLIADLGQALDRLG from the coding sequence ATGAGCGAGCAGCACAGCACCGACCACGGGTTCTCGACGCGTGCGATCCACGCCGGACAGGAGCCCGACGCGGGCACCGGAGCCGTGATCACCCCCATCTTCCAGGTCTCGACCTACAAGCAGGACGGCATCGGCGGGTTCCGGGGCGGCTACGAGTACAGCCGCTCGGCCAACCCGACCCGCACCGCGCTCGAGGAGTGCTTCGCGGCGCTCGAGGGTGGGGCGCGCGGCTTCGCCTTCTCGTCCGGGCTGGCCGGGCAGGACACCGTGCTGCGGGCGCTGCTGGCGCCGGGTGACCACGTGGTCGTCCCCAACGACGCGTATGGCGGCACGTACCGGTTGTTCAACAAGGTCCTGACCGCGTGGGGCGTGGAGCACAGCATCGCGCCGATGGGCGACCTCGAGGCGGTCAGGGCCGCGATCCGCCCCGGCAGCACCAAGATCCTGTGGGTCGAGACGCCCACCAACCCGCTGCTCGGCATCGCCGACATCGCGGCGCTGGCCGAGCTGGCGCACGAGGCCGGGGCGCTCCTCGTCGTGGACAACACCTTTGCGTCGCCCTACCTCCAGCAACCGCTCTCGCTGGGCGCCGACATCGTCACGCACTCCACGACGAAGTACTGCGGGGGGCACTCCGACGTCGTCGGTGGGGCCGTCGTGGTGGGTCGCGAGGTCTCCGTCCCCGGGTTCGCGGATGCGGCGGATCGCGTTGCGTTCCACCAGAACTCGATGGGTGCAGTCGCCGGGCCGATGGACGCGTGGCTCGTGCTGCGCGGGCTCAAGACCCTGGCCCTGCGGATGGAGAAGCACAGCGACAACGCCGAGCGCGTCGTCGAGTTCCTCCAGGGCCATCCGGCCGTGAGCGCGGTGCACTACCCCGGTCTCGAGTCGCACCCGGGGCACGAGGTCGCCAAGCGCCAGATGAAGCGGTTCGGCGGGATGATCTCGTTCCAGGTGCGGGCCGGAGAGGACGTCGCGGTCAAGGTGTGCGGCGAGACCCAGCTCTGGACCCTGGGGGAGTCGCTCGGTGGCGTCGAGTCGCTGATCGAGCACCCGGCCCGCATGACCCACGCCTCGGTCGCCGGCACGGAGCTCGAGGTGCCCGCCGACCTGATCCGCCTGTCTGTCGGCATCGAGGACGTCGACGACCTCATCGCCGACCTCGGACAGGCGCTCGACCGGCTCGGCTGA
- a CDS encoding GNAT family N-acetyltransferase, producing the protein MVTITLIEDPDGAQRQLFDDWAEVFAADGRHQFGPDHTAHSADELREMGRSTARHRIAWAAVHDDGTVVGSAALMLPQHDNLAQALLVAVVHPDHRRRGLGTLLLTHLEEAARAHGRSVLLSETQWRVGADDEFGEGFAAKHGYAVAQTVLRSSLSLPADRARLEAGLQADDADGYVVRTCWDGIPDAWLAGRAELSRRMSTDIPMGDLRLEEEHWDEARVRDEYERIGRMGRRVIDAFAVHEATGELVGYTQVQVPRDHPEVAFQQDTLVMREHRGHRLGLRMKAASTLALTEQSPETASVRTWNADDNAPMLEVNRALGFVNDGMMREWQKVVPA; encoded by the coding sequence ATGGTCACCATCACGCTGATCGAGGACCCCGACGGCGCGCAGCGGCAGCTCTTCGACGACTGGGCGGAGGTCTTCGCAGCAGACGGCCGGCACCAGTTCGGGCCGGACCACACGGCGCACTCGGCTGACGAGCTGCGCGAGATGGGCCGCAGCACCGCCCGCCACCGGATCGCGTGGGCAGCCGTCCACGACGACGGTACGGTGGTCGGCTCCGCGGCGCTGATGCTGCCCCAGCACGACAACCTCGCGCAGGCGTTGCTGGTCGCCGTCGTGCATCCCGACCACCGCCGTCGGGGACTGGGCACGCTGCTCCTCACCCACCTGGAGGAGGCGGCGAGAGCCCACGGCCGCAGCGTCCTGCTGTCCGAGACGCAGTGGCGGGTGGGCGCGGACGACGAGTTCGGCGAGGGGTTCGCGGCGAAGCACGGGTATGCCGTGGCGCAGACCGTGCTGCGCAGCAGCCTGTCCCTGCCCGCCGACCGGGCCCGGCTGGAGGCCGGCCTGCAGGCTGACGACGCGGACGGCTACGTCGTGCGGACCTGCTGGGACGGCATACCGGACGCGTGGCTGGCGGGGCGCGCGGAGCTGAGCCGACGGATGAGCACCGACATCCCGATGGGCGACCTCCGGCTCGAGGAGGAGCACTGGGACGAGGCGCGGGTGCGCGACGAGTACGAGCGGATCGGCCGGATGGGGCGCCGCGTCATCGACGCCTTCGCCGTGCACGAGGCCACCGGGGAGCTCGTGGGCTACACGCAGGTGCAGGTGCCCCGGGACCACCCGGAGGTGGCGTTCCAGCAGGACACCCTGGTGATGCGCGAGCACCGCGGCCACCGGCTGGGGCTGCGGATGAAGGCGGCCAGCACGCTCGCCCTGACGGAGCAGTCACCCGAGACGGCCAGCGTGCGCACGTGGAACGCCGACGACAACGCGCCGATGCTCGAGGTGAACCGGGCGCTGGGGTTCGTCAACGACGGCATGATGCGCGAGTGGCAGAAGGTCGTGCCGGCGTGA
- a CDS encoding DnaJ family domain-containing protein, translating into MEKWESPVEKAIREAQERGEFDNLPGSGRPLHLGDPERDDPDWWVKRFAEREHLDLSGAMSPAMGLRKEAASYPESLLDLRSEASVRAVLEDYNRRVKLDRLRPGVGASYPIWAPLVDVDDLVQRWWVARETARADREREAAARAASIAAASATDRHHRHLPRWIRGLKGAGRRRDAMSD; encoded by the coding sequence ATGGAGAAGTGGGAGTCTCCGGTCGAGAAGGCGATCCGTGAGGCGCAGGAGCGCGGCGAGTTCGACAACCTGCCCGGCTCCGGCCGGCCCCTGCACCTGGGCGACCCGGAGCGGGACGACCCCGACTGGTGGGTCAAGCGGTTCGCCGAGCGCGAGCACCTCGACCTGTCGGGGGCGATGTCGCCGGCGATGGGGTTGCGCAAGGAGGCGGCGTCCTACCCGGAGTCGCTGCTCGACCTGCGCAGCGAGGCGAGCGTGCGCGCGGTGCTGGAGGACTACAACCGGCGCGTGAAGCTGGACCGGCTGCGGCCGGGGGTGGGTGCGAGCTACCCGATCTGGGCCCCGCTGGTGGACGTCGACGACCTGGTGCAGCGCTGGTGGGTCGCCCGAGAGACCGCGCGGGCCGACCGGGAGCGAGAGGCGGCCGCGCGGGCAGCGTCGATCGCTGCCGCCAGTGCCACCGATCGCCACCACCGGCACCTGCCCAGGTGGATCCGTGGCCTCAAGGGCGCCGGTCGTCGCCGGGACGCGATGTCCGACTAG
- a CDS encoding ABC transporter permease codes for MTADTTTRPSASGIARPEIRQTGLLRQSLAITRRNLIHIKRMPEMLMDVTIQPVMFVLLFAYVFGGSISVQGSPAGYREWLMGGIMGQTIAFASFIVAVGLTADIDKGIVDRMRSLPINPSAVLVGRSISSLLHSSIGILVMSLTGLFVGWRIRGSFAEAVLAYALLLLWGFAMIWIGILVGSAMRSVEAVNGLMFTTMFPITFLANTFAPTDNMPHFLRVIAEWNPISSLVQAVRQLWGNDLPVPADAQLPLHHPIITTLIWTIGLTLVMAPLAIRAFAKRTQG; via the coding sequence ATGACCGCCGACACCACGACGCGGCCGTCGGCCAGCGGGATCGCCCGGCCCGAGATCCGGCAGACCGGCCTGTTGCGCCAGTCGCTGGCGATCACCCGTCGCAACCTGATCCACATCAAGCGGATGCCCGAGATGCTGATGGACGTCACCATCCAGCCGGTGATGTTCGTGCTGCTGTTCGCCTACGTGTTCGGTGGCTCGATCTCGGTCCAGGGCTCGCCGGCCGGCTACCGCGAGTGGCTGATGGGCGGGATCATGGGGCAGACCATCGCGTTCGCCTCGTTCATCGTCGCGGTCGGCCTGACCGCCGACATCGACAAGGGCATCGTCGACCGGATGCGGTCGCTGCCGATCAACCCCTCGGCCGTGCTCGTCGGGCGGAGCATCTCCAGCCTGCTGCACTCCAGCATCGGCATCCTCGTGATGTCGCTGACCGGGCTCTTCGTGGGGTGGCGGATCCGCGGGAGCTTCGCCGAGGCGGTGCTCGCCTACGCGCTGCTGCTCCTCTGGGGCTTCGCGATGATCTGGATCGGCATCCTGGTGGGCTCGGCGATGCGCTCGGTCGAGGCGGTGAACGGGCTGATGTTCACGACGATGTTCCCGATCACCTTCCTCGCCAACACCTTCGCGCCCACCGACAACATGCCGCACTTCCTGCGGGTCATCGCGGAGTGGAACCCGATCTCGTCCCTGGTGCAGGCCGTCCGGCAGCTGTGGGGCAACGACCTGCCCGTCCCCGCCGACGCCCAGCTGCCGCTGCACCACCCGATCATCACCACCTTGATCTGGACCATCGGCCTCACCCTGGTGATGGCTCCACTGGCGATCCGGGCGTTCGCCAAGCGCACCCAGGGCTAG
- a CDS encoding MOSC domain-containing protein → MAEGRAGVMDDPLDVDLGSVVAIHVAKATKLPMRPVESVVAEAGAGLVGDRYHGSRHRHVTVQSAHALAEAGADLGRSVDPESTRRNVTLSGGPVPGRPGTRVRMGEALLEVVRPAAPCRLMDDLIGPGAMKALHGRGGTVFRILEGGVIRVGDPVVREVS, encoded by the coding sequence GTGGCAGAAGGTCGTGCCGGCGTGATGGACGACCCGCTCGACGTCGACCTCGGGTCGGTCGTCGCGATCCACGTCGCCAAGGCGACCAAGCTGCCGATGCGGCCGGTCGAGTCCGTCGTGGCAGAGGCGGGCGCCGGGCTGGTCGGCGACCGCTACCACGGCTCCAGGCACCGGCACGTGACGGTGCAGTCGGCCCATGCGCTCGCCGAGGCCGGTGCGGACCTGGGCCGCTCGGTCGACCCGGAGTCCACCCGCCGCAACGTCACCCTGTCAGGGGGGCCTGTCCCGGGCCGGCCGGGCACCCGCGTCCGGATGGGGGAAGCCCTCCTCGAGGTCGTGCGACCGGCTGCGCCCTGCCGCCTCATGGACGACCTCATCGGCCCGGGAGCCATGAAGGCTCTCCACGGGCGGGGCGGAACGGTCTTCCGGATCCTCGAAGGAGGGGTCATCCGGGTGGGCGACCCGGTGGTGCGGGAGGTCTCCTGA